The following nucleotide sequence is from Saimiri boliviensis isolate mSaiBol1 chromosome 6, mSaiBol1.pri, whole genome shotgun sequence.
tactatGAGAAGTCTTTCATATGAATGAAAATGCACCCGTTGGATTTTGCTCCCCCTCATCACATTAGCTTGTATACACGTGGGAATCAAAAggtttgcattttcttcacaataGTTCTTGCTATGATGTTTGACGAACTTTTTGCCACTCAACAAATTCATCAAGAAGAACAGGCCCTAGAAATAAAGAAGGCATTTTTGTCAGAATTCAGTGAACTCATCTTTCCAATTATAAAACAAACTCCCCATTAGCTCTGCAATGACAGAGGCCTGACCCTTCCCTTCTTTGGGTGGTTCTGCTTCTGCCCACCTTATTCCATTTAATGATGCTATCttattggctttttcttttttgctcttaaAGACACAAGGAATAATGGTATCTATAGCAACTTCCTTCTCAGGGTGTTTCATGAACCCTCCAATAACTGACTCAATACAAATCTCTCCCTTTTTCTAAGTGTCCAGGGCATTCTGGCATTTAATTATGAAACAATCTCAAAAGTGTTTAAGgtaatatttctattttgcttCCCCAAGAAATGTATATTATTGGGGGGGATGAACCATAATAGAGACTTACTTTATTCCAGTAACAGGATGTAGTACAAAGCTGAACACAAAGCAAGTGCCTGATGAATAATCTGACTAATGAGTTAAgaactattctaaaaaatatatttttatactgcAGGAGAGGTCCAAACTCATTAAACTGCCAGGAAGGCTGTTTAAATGAGTTCAGTGTTTATTCTGTTTAAATGTAGGAAAAATCATTGCCACAAAGAAATAGGCTTGCTCTATTCTTCTTAAAACACATAATCCTCTGGTGGTCTTTTTCCCTTACTTTTGACAGACATGTTTctctattgtaaaaaaaaaaaaacagcagcgCAAGTACAATAATAATTGGCAACTGAAAAACAGCCTAGGTCTTAGCATACTGTGAACTGTCAAACCGAAAAGCAAGACCAACACAGTTACTACTTGGCTCCAGCCTCTGACTCCTATAAAGCAGTACAGGTGCAGTTTTTtcgaattttttaatttctcaaacaaatctggaagttttattttcatacaaAATCTCCtagttttaaatattgatttgaaataaacaaatataccCATCTATGGGCCATATACGGCCTTTGGGCTGCCAGCTTACTGCTGCTAGGTATTATTTCCTTAAAATCATACATTAAATAATACCAAATTTTATACCATCTTGTAGAGAGAGGGGAAAATAcataaaggaagagagaaagttaCCCCTtctgctattttatttcttcagtgtcaaaaaaaaaaaagtctttaatttCAGTTGAAGTTTATAGGAATGTACTTTCCATGTAACCCTTTTGCACACTGAAAACACACGCAACCAACTAAAATGGTGGTGGAAACGGAAAATAACATATAGTTCTACAGAATTAACTTGGTTTATCtaatttatttactattatttcaaAATCCTGTTTTATGGAGTATGGACAGATATTTTAACTGGAGGGACTGAAAGATTATAAATATTTCCCTATCAGTTTACTCACAATCAATTTATAGTTTTCAGAGAGAAGTTATACTGACATGATATGCCATACTGTTAGTGGGTAGCATGATATCATATAATAACTTTAAAGCTTTTTCTAGAGTCACTGATTGTTTTGCTGTCGTACCTAAAAAATCATGACTATACTTTTCTTCCATAGGGAAATGCCAGGAAAGCCAGAAACAAAGCTGAATTTTAGCTTCTGAacgtaaaaattatttaaatctagCTAAAATGTTTGGTTATCGAGGAATTGAAAACATTTCATTTACCAGCATAGATTTTATATAATACTGCTGAATCTaaactctctctctacttccACATCCCTCACACGATTAAATAATAAGTTACTATTACAAGATTTAAAACCTCTATGATAATAATACACAAATGCATACTCTCATTTaagattttggaaattttattttcacaggAATACATTATATTATACTTACAAGCACCATCTTCATCATAGTTACTAAGATCAGCATGGACTGTTCTGCTGAATTCTAACACATTGTACCACTGATCTTTGTTCATAACACGATACTTTGATTGCtgcaaaaaatgatttaaatattcgtattaaaaacaaaattactcaATTCAGTAAACTATATAACTTTGTGATTTGGATTTTCCTAgaacatttattattcttttaaactaTTTGTGTTTCTAAGAGATTCCTCATGGGCATTTACAAATTGATATCATCTattttgtccttttctttcatttttgaggaATAGTAAGAACACTGAGTActaatttaaagataaaactaacttttacatatgtatatacttgTGTTACCACCAATCCACCAATGAGATCAAGATATATAACATTTCCTACATCCAGTATGTTCTCTTGGGCTGCTTCCTTGCAAATCATCTCTCTACTTAAGATTTACTGTTTAGTCACATTTTGAGTTGGCAAAACCCTGAAAAACTAATTTTGCATGACAAATGTCTGTGCTACaatatatttcttggaggtttctTTCATGGGAGGGAAGGGTAGTATTGAAAATATCTTaggtacaaaatatatttataaacatgagCTTCTATCTTAAAATAACAATtgatatgtacatattttaatatttttttctctactcaAGGAGTTTTTTCAAAGCATActattaaaaatctatttgttcCTCAATTAAAAGTATAACTTTCAGTCAgactaagttttaaaataataatttcaaaattcaaaaaaacatACATACCTCCAGGTACTGGTAAAATACTGAAAACAGTGGCCATGTCCTCCCAAGCAGAAGAGCTAACATAGATTTAGCAGTATCAATATCAAGGCTTCTCTGATCtttatcctaaaatatataaGTGAAAAAGTTTTCCTAAGTGTGGTGTCAAGATGAAAAgctattaaaacaacaaaacataaaaactgcACCTACCCTTGCAAAATCAAAGGCATATCTGTAGATATTCTTAAATGACGAAATGTCATTCAACTGTGAGCGCAAAAAGTcaaatttgttttgtaatttttctgtgcAGTCAcaccttaaataaaagaaatatcagACAATTATATCATCAAGAAAATCCAAAGTATTATTGGAACTTAGAAGGaatccattaagaaaaaaagtgagcTCATTTATGAATTTAATTTAGGTTTAAAATTCTCTGATTCACAAATTTAGAATAACAAATTTATTGCCTTGCATCTACcaatgcaacaaaaaaagaaaaaagggaaaaaaagaaacctgggaATCAATGAAAGTTCAGtccaattacttttctttttttttttttcttttttttacttttcttaaaaacaagcaaacaactcATTCAAAaattccaataaaataaaaagagatgtattaaaatatgttttatcacATATTCTGCTAAAAATGCCCTTGTCACCCATTTCTTTGGAAAGTTCTTATGTAACAATTTGGTGAAAGAGATTAACCATGAGTGGTTTTTAAAGTTTAGGATATAACACAGAGGAAATTAATACATTATATTAAGTGGTCCAGTCATAAATCAAGATccctatattttttaaacaaaaagccaAGCAGTAGAAGCACCTAACTTCAAATAAGTTATACATGCAAAAGCATGCAAACAAGTcatacatgttatttttaaagacatgacaactaaatataTGGAAGACTCAAAAATCTCAACTGGCTTTCTCTCAGTGGGCTGATAAATTCCACTGCTTAGCAAGAAGCAAGACAGACAAGGCCTTTTACAATTTGGCACAAATCTCTGTAATCTGCCACTTCCAGATAACCTTACCATGCTCTAAATATATAACTTACCATTCCCAGATGCCACAGCCATGCTTTAGCATCCACCATTTCTACTTGAAATACTGTTCCCTCCAACATGCTGATAAAGATATTACTCATCAAGACCTAAGTCACCTTTTGCCACCTCTGAGAGACCATCTGACTCCCTTTAATCAAAAATAATTGTGCCATCTACTGTGGTCCACAGTATTCCACTCAAAACTGAATTTCAGTATTCAACATGCTCTCTAGACACCTGGCATTCTCAGATTTAACTAAGACTATACTAAATCAATAATGCAAAGACCTGTGATGTGTAGTAACATAATTTCATTAATGTGTAAACACTCTGGACAAATTTCTAGTATTAATTTAACCTTGCATTTCTAGAATAAGTCAAATTTGGTCATGTTACCTGTTTTATACATTGCCAggttttggggttgtttttgctATGTCCTAAGTGAGGCTAGCTTCCAAATTTCATTCTTACTGTCCTTGCCAGTTTTGTTAAAAAGTTTGTAGTGTAtaagattcagaaaataaaaagagaattggTATTTTTTCCCCTGTTTTTTGAAAAAGCTTATGTAACCCTGGAATTAGCATCTGTCCAAACTCAGGTGAGTactgaggaaaggaagaaagacttTTAGCTAATAAACCAACATTTTTAATGGCTATGGGaccattcagattttctatttctttttgaatgtTTTGGTCACATACTTCTCTGATAACTAGattttacatacaattttatttaaatatgattaaagttatttataacattttcttatttgcattAAGATTATTTATCTTCAtcgcttttttgttgtttaattgaCCAGTCTTGCCAGAATTTAGAACATgatcatatcttttgcaggaAAATGCATGGAGCTAGACGTTATTATCCTTAGCAAGCTATTgctggaaaaccaaataccacatgttctcacttataagtgggaagtaaatgatgagaatttgtgaacacaaagaaggaaacaatagacactggggtctacttgaaagtggagggtgggagaagagagaggagcaTAAAAGATAACAATTGAGCACTAGGCTTaaaacctgggtgatgaaataatctgcagaATAAAGCCCTGTGATActagtttacctatgtaacaaaccatcatatgtactcccaaacctaaaggttaaaataaaaaatcttgtagttcaaaaatacatgtgtatttCTCCTTTTAATATTCACTTGGAAATGGCACCTTTACAAGAGTTGTTTCAAAGGAGTGATAGGGATAGACATCTTACTGGAATAGGTTTAGGATAGAATGAAAAGAGAGGAACTGGAGAAAATAAGTACAGATGAATGCTTTCAAGGAGTTTGATTCTAAAGTGGTACAAAGAAAAGAGGCACAAACTTGAATGGGATGCAGTCACTGTActttttactctttctctctcctagGTACAACTAAAATCACtagacattttacagaaaataaacataagacTCTGAAAGGTGGAAACCTGAGGAACAACATGGTGGTAAGTTCTCTGAGTTTATTTTTGCCTAATATGTTTCAAACTATTAGAACTGAAGAAGCTAGTAACCAGAAATGCCAATGGGGGCAGACAAAAAGCCCCAACAAAATCCTGCCTTTTTGTTAgccaaaagacaaagaaagcagGAGCCTCGCAAAGCAGAAAACGCTTAGAAAATAAACACTCTAGTTAAAAATCATCGAAAAAACTGTGGCCCAACTCTCACCAATGCCAGCAAAGACTGAATGGGGACCTAAAATGTCTACCCTTACCAGGATATAATAAAGCCTCTGTCTCAACTCCTACAATGCTGGTGGAAACCACGTGGGTAACACGAACTTCTGTTCTCACCAGGTAGTAACAAGCAGCCAATCCTCTTCTGCCCTAGATTTGTATAGAGGAGGCCTAGTGAAGAGTCAGGGGTATCACCATCACCCCTATCCCTTTCATACAAGAAAGTATCAGTAAAAGCCTAGTGGGATCCCAGAACTCTCATCTCTGCCCAGCAGTCACAAGGGACATCCTTCTTCAGATGTCAATGGATGCAGAgtagaaaatttaatttctacCTGTACCTGGCAGTAAT
It contains:
- the DCUN1D5 gene encoding DCN1-like protein 5 isoform X2 codes for the protein MEKFCEDIGVEPENIIMLVLAWKLEAESMGFFTKEEWLKGMTSLQCDCTEKLQNKFDFLRSQLNDISSFKNIYRYAFDFARDKDQRSLDIDTAKSMLALLLGRTWPLFSVFYQYLEQSKYRVMNKDQWYNVLEFSRTVHADLSNYDEDGAWPVLLDEFVEWQKVRQTS
- the DCUN1D5 gene encoding DCN1-like protein 5 isoform X3 gives rise to the protein MCDCTEKLQNKFDFLRSQLNDISSFKNIYRYAFDFARDKDQRSLDIDTAKSMLALLLGRTWPLFSVFYQYLEQSKYRVMNKDQWYNVLEFSRTVHADLSNYDEDGAWPVLLDEFVEWQKVRQTS
- the DCUN1D5 gene encoding DCN1-like protein 5 isoform X1; this translates as MPVKKKRKSPGVAAAVAEDGGLKKCKISSYCRSQPPARLISGEEHFSSKKCLAWFYEYAGPDEVVGPEGMEKFCEDIGVEPENIIMLVLAWKLEAESMGFFTKEEWLKGMTSLQCDCTEKLQNKFDFLRSQLNDISSFKNIYRYAFDFARDKDQRSLDIDTAKSMLALLLGRTWPLFSVFYQYLEQSKYRVMNKDQWYNVLEFSRTVHADLSNYDEDGAWPVLLDEFVEWQKVRQTS